One stretch of Pseudobdellovibrionaceae bacterium DNA includes these proteins:
- a CDS encoding trypsin-like peptidase domain-containing protein produces the protein MEFSFYRVQLIVISLFLAVPAFAQDWSPVFEKSKASVPLLFMSSGYCAGALIEPDLILTAAHCVDRLRPVRVAWSDALPRIEAGKKDDKDKTPAAEFLTEEVKVVAMDRDRDLALLRLTTKKTIPTLKVAPNVDSAKVGSPIVTIGHPARRATAWDAQYLFEKEEVYLVSSGIVSGLGEQDLLTDVSLTPGNSGGPLLNPAGEVIGVVSRKRVGPTVGLIGFAAHANSIAEFRAEHAKTGDREIRWMKAGHNSRLSLFWASLGVKSQGLSDERELWGARLDIDFWDRLRLSYAGGFSGNPSFSAYGLGWKFQLLRPDLNVWNLTPGVQFMSFRHDDQTRGVLTEMRRVGLSLALESSVFPLSLKATFSPGSENSLGLVQVGLPLF, from the coding sequence ATGGAATTTTCTTTTTATCGCGTCCAATTGATCGTCATTTCGCTTTTCTTGGCGGTACCCGCGTTCGCGCAGGATTGGTCGCCGGTTTTTGAAAAGTCCAAAGCTTCCGTGCCTTTGCTTTTCATGAGCTCGGGCTACTGCGCGGGCGCGCTCATCGAACCGGATCTGATCCTGACCGCCGCGCACTGCGTGGATCGCCTGCGTCCCGTGCGGGTCGCCTGGTCGGACGCACTTCCGCGCATCGAGGCGGGCAAGAAGGACGACAAAGACAAAACGCCGGCGGCCGAGTTTCTGACCGAAGAGGTGAAAGTCGTCGCCATGGACCGGGATCGCGATCTGGCGCTGCTGCGTCTCACGACGAAAAAGACGATCCCCACCTTGAAGGTCGCCCCGAACGTGGATTCGGCGAAGGTCGGATCGCCCATCGTGACCATCGGTCACCCCGCGCGGCGGGCGACGGCGTGGGACGCCCAGTATCTGTTCGAAAAAGAAGAAGTGTATTTGGTTTCGTCGGGCATCGTTTCGGGACTCGGTGAACAAGATTTGCTGACGGACGTTTCGCTCACGCCCGGAAATTCCGGCGGCCCCCTTCTGAATCCGGCGGGGGAAGTCATCGGCGTCGTCAGTCGCAAACGTGTTGGTCCCACTGTGGGTTTGATCGGCTTCGCGGCGCATGCGAACTCCATTGCGGAATTTCGCGCCGAGCACGCGAAGACCGGCGATCGAGAGATCCGTTGGATGAAGGCCGGTCACAATTCGCGCCTGAGTCTGTTCTGGGCTTCGCTCGGCGTGAAGAGCCAAGGCTTGAGCGATGAGCGTGAACTTTGGGGCGCGCGACTCGACATCGACTTTTGGGATCGTTTACGTCTTTCGTATGCGGGAGGCTTCTCGGGCAATCCGTCGTTCAGCGCCTACGGTCTGGGCTGGAAATTCCAGTTGCTGCGTCCGGATCTGAACGTATGGAACCTGACGCCGGGAGTGCAGTTCATGAGTTTCCGTCACGACGATCAGACCCGGGGCGTGCTGACGGAAATGCGGCGCGTGGGGTTGAGCCTGGCGCTGGAGTCTTCGGTTTTCCCGCTGAGTTTGAAGGCGACCTTCTCTCCGGGCAGCGAGAACTCCTTAGGACTTGTTCAGGTCGGCCTGCCGCTCTTCTAG
- a CDS encoding cytochrome c oxidase subunit 3 family protein, whose product MASNTHAPTDHKHHYAHHFRNADHEFVSSKEGIWLFMVTEILMFGGLFVGYFMFAMVYPEMFHAGATFLDWRMGAFNTCVLLLSSWTMAMAINSIQTGKNSAATKHLIVTLICGAIFMVVKYFEYTHKIHEGLLPGRFFSYDLAAHPELAHITNLGMYFGFYFSMTGLHGTHVLIGMALITWVLIRNLRGEFDPHYYTAVEGVGIFWHIVDLIWIFLFPLLYLVG is encoded by the coding sequence ATGGCAAGTAATACGCACGCACCCACCGATCACAAGCATCATTACGCCCATCACTTCCGGAACGCGGACCACGAGTTCGTGTCGTCGAAAGAAGGGATCTGGCTGTTCATGGTCACCGAGATCCTGATGTTCGGTGGCCTGTTCGTCGGCTATTTCATGTTCGCGATGGTCTACCCCGAGATGTTCCACGCGGGCGCGACCTTCCTCGACTGGCGGATGGGCGCGTTCAACACCTGCGTTCTGCTGCTGAGCTCGTGGACGATGGCGATGGCGATCAACTCGATTCAGACCGGTAAAAACAGCGCCGCGACCAAACATTTGATCGTGACGCTGATTTGCGGAGCGATCTTCATGGTCGTGAAGTACTTCGAGTATACCCACAAGATTCACGAGGGCCTGCTGCCGGGACGTTTCTTCTCGTACGATCTGGCCGCGCACCCGGAGCTCGCGCACATCACGAATCTGGGGATGTATTTCGGTTTCTACTTCTCGATGACGGGGCTGCACGGAACGCACGTTTTGATCGGGATGGCGCTGATCACGTGGGTTTTGATCCGCAATCTGCGCGGTGAGTTCGATCCCCACTACTATACGGCGGTCGAAGGTGTCGGGATCTTCTGGCACATCGTCGACTTGATCTGGATCTTCCTCTTTCCGCTTCTCTACTTGGTGGGGTAA
- a CDS encoding c-type cytochrome, translating into MAENQDQFNRGGMLAFIFSMAFVCVFFFYLVVVNKGVDLGENIQLPPSGEELAKVVDISKIAEPWVANEDMVAHGKKLFAQNCALCHGNEGKGDGPSGAALNPKPRNLVTGGWKKGGGFIGHFNAITEGIEGSSMASYAHFKPADRWALVQFIESITQDKQVDDPAKLAEFAKTAK; encoded by the coding sequence ATGGCTGAGAATCAGGATCAATTCAATCGCGGCGGAATGTTGGCTTTCATCTTTTCGATGGCCTTTGTCTGCGTCTTCTTCTTCTACCTCGTCGTCGTGAACAAAGGCGTCGATCTCGGAGAGAACATTCAACTCCCTCCTTCGGGTGAAGAGCTCGCCAAAGTGGTGGATATCTCGAAGATCGCGGAGCCTTGGGTCGCGAACGAAGACATGGTCGCGCACGGTAAAAAACTCTTCGCGCAGAACTGCGCGCTTTGCCACGGGAACGAAGGAAAAGGCGACGGTCCTTCGGGCGCGGCTTTGAATCCGAAGCCTCGTAACCTGGTGACCGGCGGCTGGAAAAAAGGCGGCGGTTTCATCGGTCACTTCAACGCGATCACCGAAGGCATCGAGGGTTCTTCGATGGCTTCGTACGCGCACTTCAAACCGGCGGACCGTTGGGCGCTGGTGCAATTCATCGAATCGATCACTCAAGATAAACAGGTCGACGATCCCGCAAAACTCGCGGAATTCGCGAAGACAGCGAAGTAA
- a CDS encoding outer membrane beta-barrel protein, whose translation MKTNMMTKIAMGLVGALFSVSAFAQDVGIVVGARADNADGNNNVKITGKTGFQAGVIAKFDMTGALQLRTGFLATQRSYEYSIATPAVLNDEFRMTYFEIPAGVLWKFSDYGGVFAGPAVSLGLSKSCPGGDCAGAEVNGSPLSFQFGGSFKVAPQVGFEVYYETMLSDVAKDVKSGRSLMANLMITFD comes from the coding sequence ATGAAAACGAATATGATGACAAAGATCGCGATGGGCCTGGTGGGTGCGCTGTTCTCGGTTTCGGCCTTCGCGCAAGACGTCGGAATCGTCGTGGGCGCGCGCGCCGATAACGCCGATGGCAATAACAACGTCAAAATCACGGGCAAAACCGGCTTCCAGGCGGGCGTGATCGCGAAATTCGACATGACCGGCGCTTTGCAGCTGCGGACCGGATTTTTGGCGACGCAACGTTCTTATGAGTACAGCATCGCGACGCCCGCGGTTCTGAACGACGAGTTCCGTATGACCTATTTCGAAATTCCGGCCGGCGTGCTGTGGAAGTTCAGCGATTACGGCGGCGTCTTCGCGGGACCCGCGGTGTCGTTGGGATTGTCGAAGTCTTGCCCTGGCGGTGACTGCGCGGGCGCGGAAGTGAATGGCTCGCCGTTGTCGTTCCAGTTCGGCGGTAGCTTCAAAGTCGCGCCGCAAGTGGGTTTCGAAGTTTATTACGAAACCATGCTTTCGGATGTCGCGAAAGACGTGAAGTCCGGACGTTCGCTGATGGCGAACCTGATGATCACTTTTGACTGA
- the coxB gene encoding cytochrome c oxidase subunit II encodes MKWLFATLNQAQASNFMPPAGTDIARQFDNLYSFLLITSFIGCVILIGGMIFFALKYKRKTANDKTPYISHSTALEFLWSFIPLVLFLVMFGWGWYVYHQMRQMPENALEVHVTGYKWAWDFEYKSGKTTSGEMVVPVGQPVKLIMGSRDVLHSFFIPSMRIKQDVVPGMYTALWFNAEKVGDYQVFCTEYCGDMHSRMLAKVRVVPQAEYETWILENDANLPMTERGQKIWAGKCMACHSIDGKKGAGPTWKGLWGAKGHPIEGGTVDVDENYLRQSIMEPNAQISTGFPKGVMPTFQGALKEDEVTALIEFIKTLQ; translated from the coding sequence ATGAAATGGTTGTTCGCAACATTGAACCAGGCTCAGGCCAGCAACTTCATGCCGCCGGCCGGGACGGACATCGCCCGTCAGTTCGATAATCTGTACTCGTTCCTGCTGATCACCAGCTTTATCGGCTGCGTGATTTTGATCGGTGGAATGATCTTCTTCGCGCTGAAGTACAAGCGGAAGACCGCGAACGACAAGACTCCTTACATCAGCCACAGCACGGCGCTGGAGTTCCTGTGGTCGTTCATCCCGCTGGTTCTCTTCCTGGTGATGTTCGGTTGGGGCTGGTACGTCTATCATCAAATGCGTCAGATGCCCGAGAACGCGCTGGAAGTTCACGTCACCGGTTACAAGTGGGCGTGGGACTTCGAATACAAGTCGGGTAAAACCACTTCGGGCGAGATGGTCGTTCCCGTGGGGCAACCCGTGAAACTCATCATGGGTTCGCGCGACGTCCTTCACTCGTTCTTCATTCCGTCCATGCGGATCAAACAAGACGTCGTTCCCGGCATGTACACGGCGCTCTGGTTCAACGCGGAAAAGGTCGGCGACTATCAAGTGTTCTGTACCGAGTACTGCGGTGACATGCACTCGCGGATGCTCGCGAAGGTCCGCGTGGTTCCCCAAGCGGAATACGAAACTTGGATCCTGGAAAACGATGCGAATCTTCCGATGACCGAACGCGGTCAAAAGATCTGGGCCGGCAAGTGTATGGCCTGCCATTCGATCGACGGTAAAAAAGGCGCGGGCCCGACCTGGAAAGGTCTGTGGGGCGCGAAAGGTCACCCGATCGAGGGCGGCACCGTCGACGTCGATGAAAACTACCTCCGTCAGTCGATCATGGAGCCGAACGCTCAGATCTCGACCGGCTTCCCGAAGGGCGTGATGCCGACCTTCCAAGGGGCCCTGAAGGAAGACGAAGTAACGGCACTTATCGAGTTTATTAAAACGCTGCAGTAA
- a CDS encoding alpha/beta fold hydrolase, which translates to MKFILLTCALLATPFVQATSSSEREAQDPIRAEKYFEGFVAVKKDREVYVRWTKAQAGQPTAILLNGLTYSTRQWEDFAEVLAAQGFGVLRYDMFGMGETLLKHAPILSVISHRDQVSDLNLLTRKLGLTGRLNLVGLSYGGGIALAYGAAYPNDVKNIIVMAPFTRPLAEQDEWIKSQIWYTRRVQPFNPASDDELYDFYLRQVIYTTYPSVEPVVLENPFKLEGVFRMVQGIRKWTSDEAVGLLPKASVHLMIAGNDQYIKRKVMEDFWASVPKERRASMIVVNNSEHKMPESVPFFSATWVGEILKKNPVLSSGREFDADPFAGSVRYEGGNLTFPREREGRGTIGRN; encoded by the coding sequence ATGAAATTCATCCTTTTGACATGCGCGCTGCTGGCGACGCCTTTCGTGCAGGCGACCTCGTCGTCCGAGCGTGAGGCGCAGGATCCCATCCGCGCCGAAAAATACTTCGAAGGTTTCGTCGCGGTGAAAAAGGACCGCGAAGTCTACGTGCGGTGGACGAAGGCGCAAGCCGGTCAACCCACCGCGATCTTGTTGAACGGGCTGACCTACAGCACCCGTCAATGGGAAGACTTCGCCGAGGTGCTGGCGGCGCAGGGTTTCGGCGTTTTGCGCTACGATATGTTCGGCATGGGCGAGACGCTGTTGAAGCACGCGCCCATCTTGAGCGTGATCTCGCATCGCGATCAGGTGAGTGATCTCAACCTGCTGACGCGCAAGCTGGGCCTCACCGGTCGACTCAACTTGGTGGGACTGTCATACGGCGGCGGCATCGCGCTGGCGTACGGCGCGGCCTATCCGAACGACGTGAAGAACATCATCGTGATGGCGCCCTTCACGCGTCCGCTGGCCGAGCAGGACGAGTGGATCAAATCGCAGATCTGGTACACGCGTCGCGTGCAGCCCTTCAACCCCGCGTCGGATGACGAGCTCTACGACTTCTATCTGCGCCAGGTGATCTACACGACCTATCCCAGCGTCGAGCCCGTCGTTCTGGAGAACCCCTTCAAGCTCGAAGGCGTCTTCCGGATGGTGCAAGGCATTCGCAAGTGGACCTCGGACGAAGCCGTGGGTCTTCTGCCGAAAGCGTCGGTGCATCTGATGATCGCGGGCAACGACCAGTACATTAAGCGCAAGGTGATGGAGGACTTCTGGGCGAGCGTTCCGAAGGAGCGTCGCGCCAGCATGATCGTCGTGAACAACTCGGAACACAAAATGCCCGAGTCGGTCCCGTTCTTTTCGGCGACTTGGGTGGGCGAGATCTTGAAGAAGAATCCCGTCCTGTCCTCGGGCCGTGAATTCGACGCCGATCCCTTCGCGGGCAGCGTCCGCTATGAAGGTGGCAACCTGACGTTCCCGCGCGAGCGCGAGGGGCGGGGCACCATCGGTCGCAACTAA
- a CDS encoding SCO family protein, with amino-acid sequence MHLSAALLSILVFGASAGHAYEAKPPSLPAEQAARGTEGIGITENLGAKLSLSLPVIDENGQTKQLAEYFHSGRPVIFSLIYYSCPGLCNFHMNGVVEALKGVDWNPGDKFEVVALSFDPKEGSALAAAKKVNYVNLYERQEPGQKGMHFLTASQETIDQITKDIGFKYRWDAASNEWAHASAAVLISPAGKITRYLHGIMFDAKDMKLALSEATEGKIGNIVDKMIWYCFMYDPKQSKYTLAAFRLVQLGGALIVLVMAALLVPQWLKSRQTKV; translated from the coding sequence ATGCATTTGTCCGCCGCTCTTCTTTCCATCTTGGTTTTCGGCGCGAGCGCCGGGCACGCCTATGAGGCGAAGCCCCCGTCGTTGCCGGCCGAGCAGGCGGCGCGCGGGACCGAAGGCATCGGCATCACCGAAAACCTGGGCGCGAAGCTGAGTCTTTCGCTTCCCGTGATCGACGAAAACGGCCAGACGAAGCAGCTCGCCGAGTACTTCCATTCGGGCCGCCCGGTGATCTTCTCGCTGATCTATTATAGTTGTCCCGGTCTTTGTAACTTCCATATGAACGGCGTGGTCGAAGCGCTGAAGGGTGTGGACTGGAATCCCGGCGACAAATTCGAAGTCGTGGCTTTGAGCTTCGATCCGAAAGAGGGTTCGGCCCTCGCGGCCGCGAAAAAAGTGAACTACGTCAATTTGTACGAGCGCCAAGAGCCCGGACAAAAAGGAATGCACTTCCTGACCGCCTCGCAAGAGACGATCGATCAAATTACGAAAGACATCGGCTTCAAATATCGCTGGGACGCGGCCAGCAACGAGTGGGCGCACGCTTCGGCGGCGGTCCTGATCTCGCCGGCCGGAAAAATCACGCGTTACCTGCACGGAATCATGTTCGACGCCAAGGACATGAAGCTCGCGCTGTCGGAAGCGACCGAGGGTAAAATCGGAAATATCGTCGATAAAATGATCTGGTACTGCTTCATGTACGATCCGAAGCAAAGCAAATACACGCTGGCGGCTTTCCGCCTCGTGCAATTGGGCGGAGCTTTGATCGTGCTGGTGATGGCGGCGTTACTGGTGCCGCAGTGGCTGAAATCCAGACAGACCAAAGTTTGA
- the maiA gene encoding maleylacetoacetate isomerase has protein sequence MSDFALYNYFRSSTSYRVRIAMHLKSLSFQYHPVHLLNNGGEQHTAEYRQLNAAGEVPTLVHGNFKVAQSMVICEYLDQIRNTPRLFPEDVQKAASVRQFCENINCAHALTNLKTMQYLEKNAGLSAEARGAWLQHWGHQNFAVIEKWIAQHGGTYCFGDEVTAADAFLLPLVFWAQRFHIGLENYPAVRRVVANCEKLEAFRKAHPYRQVDTPPELKID, from the coding sequence ATGTCTGACTTTGCGCTCTACAACTATTTCCGCAGTTCCACGTCTTACCGTGTCCGAATTGCCATGCATCTGAAAAGCCTCAGCTTCCAATACCATCCAGTGCATCTTTTGAACAACGGTGGAGAACAACACACTGCGGAGTATCGGCAACTCAACGCCGCGGGCGAAGTTCCCACCCTGGTTCACGGAAATTTCAAGGTCGCGCAGAGTATGGTTATTTGCGAGTACCTCGATCAAATCCGTAACACCCCCCGCCTTTTCCCCGAAGACGTCCAAAAGGCCGCATCGGTCCGCCAGTTCTGCGAAAACATCAACTGCGCCCACGCCCTCACGAATCTAAAGACCATGCAGTACCTCGAAAAGAACGCGGGTCTCTCCGCCGAGGCGCGTGGCGCCTGGCTTCAGCACTGGGGACATCAGAATTTCGCGGTCATCGAGAAGTGGATCGCCCAGCATGGTGGGACTTACTGTTTCGGCGACGAGGTGACGGCCGCCGACGCCTTTTTGCTGCCGCTCGTCTTCTGGGCGCAGCGATTCCATATCGGACTCGAAAACTATCCCGCCGTTCGCCGCGTGGTCGCGAACTGCGAGAAACTCGAAGCCTTCCGCAAGGCGCATCCCTACCGTCAGGTGGACACGCCCCCGGAACTCAAGATCGATTAA
- a CDS encoding cytochrome C oxidase subunit IV family protein produces the protein MASNHGHSAGGQPQVENYANAHHIVPAALLTKILLALVALTVLTVVTAKFVHLGALAVPVAFGIALVKALMVMGYFMGLKYDTKGNRIIFATGFMGLALLFFFCALDTFSRVLQSNTLF, from the coding sequence ATGGCATCGAATCACGGACACTCTGCGGGCGGACAGCCCCAAGTTGAAAACTACGCAAACGCTCACCACATCGTGCCGGCCGCGCTGCTGACGAAAATTCTGCTCGCGCTGGTGGCGTTGACGGTGTTGACCGTCGTGACCGCGAAGTTCGTGCACCTGGGGGCCCTGGCGGTTCCCGTGGCGTTCGGGATCGCGTTGGTGAAGGCCCTGATGGTCATGGGCTACTTCATGGGTTTGAAATACGATACGAAGGGCAACCGGATCATCTTCGCGACCGGCTTCATGGGTCTGGCTTTGCTCTTCTTCTTTTGCGCTCTGGATACGTTCTCGCGCGTTCTGCAAAGCAACACGCTTTTCTAG
- a CDS encoding alpha/beta hydrolase, translating to MKFQIPHAEGRELNYEVYPNQLPEATLFLHGNLASNRWWTPVREAWSGLGPSKAFAAPMIVAEFRGCGDSTAPASLDEVNMELFARDFLALVKGLNVGPVNVVGHSTGGLIAAHMAAIDPTLVNKIVLLDPVGARGVKFEESMTAAFEAMKKDRALTAVVIGSTIHNNDADRPFFKNEITDDAYKAVSNVGAWVLQSLDGFDSREALKSVKAPALVLHGEFDTLLPRADSEELAQILGGRFQELKGCGHCANLENPRLFAEVAHSFLFAGR from the coding sequence ATGAAATTCCAGATCCCGCACGCGGAAGGCCGCGAACTCAATTACGAGGTTTATCCGAATCAACTGCCCGAGGCGACGCTGTTCCTGCACGGGAACTTGGCGAGTAACCGCTGGTGGACTCCGGTCCGCGAGGCGTGGTCGGGATTGGGGCCGTCGAAAGCTTTCGCCGCCCCCATGATCGTCGCCGAGTTCCGGGGCTGCGGGGATTCAACCGCGCCCGCAAGCTTGGACGAGGTGAACATGGAGCTTTTCGCGCGCGACTTCCTGGCGCTCGTGAAAGGGCTGAACGTCGGTCCGGTGAACGTCGTCGGTCACTCGACCGGCGGTTTGATCGCGGCGCACATGGCGGCGATCGATCCCACGCTGGTGAACAAGATCGTGCTGCTCGACCCCGTCGGCGCGCGCGGCGTGAAGTTCGAAGAGTCGATGACCGCCGCCTTCGAAGCGATGAAGAAGGACCGTGCCCTGACCGCGGTCGTGATCGGCTCGACCATCCACAACAACGACGCCGATCGTCCCTTCTTCAAAAACGAGATCACCGACGACGCCTACAAAGCGGTGAGCAACGTGGGGGCTTGGGTCCTGCAATCGCTGGACGGTTTCGACAGCCGCGAGGCGCTGAAGTCCGTGAAGGCTCCCGCGCTCGTTTTGCACGGGGAGTTCGATACGCTGCTCCCGCGCGCGGACTCGGAAGAGCTGGCGCAGATCCTCGGCGGTCGGTTTCAAGAACTCAAAGGTTGCGGACATTGCGCGAACCTGGAGAACCCGCGTCTGTTCGCGGAAGTTGCACATTCCTTTCTGTTCGCGGGTCGCTGA
- a CDS encoding protoheme IX farnesyltransferase, translating to MWKLYADLTKFGIVIFVVLTGLAGYATSFQFENPFVWQHLATLLGGLYFLSSGSLALNQVQEYKIDRLMPRTQKRPIASGKLKPAAGLILAVTYLLIGSGMLAEISLLSLGLGWLTVVLYNGVYTYWWKPKWVFGAVPGAIPGALPVTIGYAANTDLIFNSESVYLFAILFLWQMPHFWCLALRFKNDYQAGMVPTLPAALGVRRTLYHMGLYTFLYAGLAIASPWFVNASWMYILFVVPFAVKVVWDFFKLLRSEGEKGWLGFFLWTNTSVLVFLFVPVVDKWNFLFIASN from the coding sequence ATGTGGAAGCTCTATGCGGATCTGACGAAGTTCGGGATCGTGATTTTCGTGGTGCTGACGGGGCTTGCCGGTTACGCCACGAGTTTCCAATTTGAAAATCCCTTCGTTTGGCAACATCTGGCGACCTTGCTCGGTGGACTCTACTTTCTGAGCTCGGGTTCGCTCGCCCTCAATCAAGTTCAAGAATACAAAATCGACCGTCTGATGCCGCGAACGCAGAAGCGTCCGATCGCTTCGGGGAAACTCAAACCCGCGGCGGGCCTGATTCTGGCCGTGACGTATCTGCTGATCGGCTCGGGGATGCTGGCCGAGATTTCGCTGCTGAGCCTGGGCCTCGGTTGGCTCACGGTGGTTTTGTACAACGGCGTTTACACTTACTGGTGGAAGCCGAAGTGGGTCTTCGGCGCGGTTCCGGGCGCGATTCCGGGAGCGCTTCCCGTGACGATCGGGTACGCGGCGAACACCGATCTGATCTTCAACTCGGAGTCCGTTTACCTGTTCGCGATTTTGTTTCTGTGGCAGATGCCGCATTTCTGGTGCTTGGCTTTGCGTTTTAAGAACGATTACCAAGCCGGGATGGTGCCGACGCTTCCCGCGGCGCTCGGCGTGCGGCGCACACTTTACCACATGGGGCTTTACACCTTTCTGTACGCGGGGCTCGCGATCGCGTCGCCTTGGTTCGTGAACGCGAGCTGGATGTACATTTTGTTCGTCGTGCCGTTCGCGGTGAAAGTCGTGTGGGACTTCTTCAAGCTTCTACGTTCGGAAGGCGAGAAGGGTTGGCTCGGTTTCTTTTTGTGGACCAATACGAGCGTGCTCGTTTTCCTCTTCGTCCCGGTGGTGGATAAATGGAATTTTCTTTTTATCGCGTCCAATTGA
- the ctaD gene encoding cytochrome c oxidase subunit I, translating into MASANGLNYINEFKGLKSWFTSLDHKRIGLLYMVSILFFFLVGGIAAMLIRLELFRTGNYFEPSTYNQIMTYHGAIMVFMVIVPGIPAILGNFFLPIHIGAKDVAFPRLNLASWYVFMAGALLAISTFFTSKIDTGWTFYTPYSITTGTAVVSMVVAAFIMGMSSVLTGLNMIVTVHKLRAPGMTMGRIPLFVWAVYSTAILQVLATPVLAITLLLIAAERIFGVGIFDPALGGDPVLFQHFFWFYSHPAVYIMILPAMGIVSEIITCFSRKTIFGYTAIAFSSLGIAAVSFFVWGHHMFVSGQSELAGVVFSFLTMLVGVPTAIKMFNWLATMYRGSISFASPMLYAMGFLFLFAIGGVTGIMLATVGLDVHFHDTYFVVAHFHYVMVGGTLMALVGGFLYWFPKMFGKMFNESLARLSWVLIFIGFNVTFFPQFILGSMGMPRRYADYVPAYEPLNQVSSIGAWTIGLGFLVVLWVMVDGLMRGEKAPSNPWGSKTLEWTLPSPPTHHNFDVEPVVTAGPYEYGK; encoded by the coding sequence ATGGCAAGCGCAAACGGACTGAACTACATCAACGAATTCAAAGGGCTGAAATCCTGGTTCACGAGCTTGGACCACAAACGGATCGGCCTGCTGTACATGGTTTCGATTCTGTTCTTCTTCCTCGTCGGCGGTATCGCGGCGATGTTGATCCGTCTGGAACTCTTCCGGACCGGGAACTACTTCGAACCCTCCACTTATAACCAGATCATGACTTACCACGGGGCCATCATGGTCTTCATGGTCATCGTCCCGGGGATTCCGGCGATCTTGGGGAACTTCTTCTTGCCGATTCACATCGGCGCGAAGGACGTGGCTTTCCCGCGACTGAACTTGGCCAGCTGGTACGTGTTCATGGCGGGGGCCTTGCTTGCGATTTCGACCTTCTTCACTTCGAAGATCGACACCGGTTGGACGTTCTACACCCCCTACTCGATCACGACCGGCACCGCGGTCGTTTCGATGGTCGTCGCGGCTTTCATCATGGGGATGTCGTCGGTTCTGACGGGTCTGAACATGATCGTGACCGTGCACAAGCTGCGCGCTCCCGGCATGACCATGGGTCGTATCCCGCTCTTCGTGTGGGCGGTCTACTCCACGGCGATCCTGCAGGTCCTGGCGACGCCGGTTCTCGCGATCACGCTGCTCTTGATCGCGGCGGAGCGCATCTTCGGTGTGGGGATCTTCGACCCCGCCCTGGGCGGAGACCCCGTCCTGTTCCAGCACTTCTTCTGGTTCTATTCCCACCCGGCGGTTTACATCATGATCCTGCCCGCGATGGGGATCGTGTCGGAGATCATCACCTGCTTCTCGCGTAAGACCATCTTTGGTTATACGGCGATCGCGTTCTCTTCGCTGGGGATCGCGGCGGTCTCGTTCTTCGTGTGGGGTCACCACATGTTCGTTTCGGGTCAGTCGGAACTGGCGGGCGTCGTGTTCTCGTTCCTGACGATGCTCGTCGGGGTCCCCACGGCGATCAAAATGTTCAACTGGCTGGCGACCATGTACCGCGGCTCGATCAGCTTCGCTTCGCCGATGCTGTACGCGATGGGCTTCCTGTTCCTGTTCGCGATCGGCGGGGTGACCGGAATCATGCTGGCGACCGTCGGTTTGGACGTCCACTTCCACGATACTTACTTCGTCGTCGCGCACTTCCACTACGTCATGGTCGGCGGAACGCTGATGGCGCTCGTTGGTGGCTTCCTGTACTGGTTCCCGAAAATGTTCGGGAAGATGTTCAACGAAAGCCTGGCGCGTCTGTCGTGGGTGCTGATCTTCATCGGCTTCAACGTGACTTTCTTCCCGCAATTCATCCTGGGTTCGATGGGGATGCCCCGTCGTTACGCGGACTACGTGCCCGCGTACGAGCCCTTGAACCAAGTTTCGTCGATCGGCGCATGGACGATCGGACTCGGCTTCTTGGTCGTTCTGTGGGTGATGGTCGATGGTCTGATGCGCGGTGAAAAAGCGCCGTCGAATCCCTGGGGTTCGAAGACTCTCGAATGGACGTTGCCCTCTCCGCCGACTCACCATAACTTCGATGTAGAACCCGTCGTCACCGCAGGACCTTACGAATATGGCAAGTAA